Proteins encoded within one genomic window of Amycolatopsis nigrescens CSC17Ta-90:
- a CDS encoding helix-turn-helix transcriptional regulator, with translation MLIVPRLGSGIPLVARAEELRRLRAAFAEAERGEAGAVLLAGDAGVGKTRLLSELGAYAGELGALVLVGRCLDVREGGLPYLPFAEALGPLAGAPDEQIAGAVHGRPALGRLLPQVGFAPAPAAEHAGVTSTEHDPGRRLRTEYDLGQLQLFDAVLGVLTEIAEHRPVVLVVEDLHWADGSTRNLLSFLLSRLRAQRLLIVASYREEDVHRRHPLRALLAELVRLATVRRFELRPFGDAEARRFVEALADGPVTQEFIDSIVERSEGNPFFAEELLASASDCQDLPAGLAEVLLARLEKLSPDTRRALRIASVANGSVSHAVLTEVSGLGELELDEALREAVQHHVLVIEKGCYTFRHALLQEAVYGDLLPGERTRTHAVYAARLLAQPAGRGRDAQLAHHSLESRDLSTALAALLRAAKEAEKLGAPGSALRHIEHALEIWDAVPVAGRPDGVDELKLLGEASYFAGTSGEPERAVAYARSAVQQLDDSVDVDRAAKAWRRLAEALGAQEGPIEGPLAAIGEAWDLVADAEPSAVRAWVLATRAMILRAAGRREDSFWSAQTAVADARAAGTGGAEASALVTLGTLADNAGDVGEARDRLRQAERKARDAGALNVELRAMYFLALSYDEQAELPEAIELYRRGIERAEESGLNWSSFGLEVRARHLGLRYVSGDWPERSAAGSSPGRGVSSAVAARMAAAWVAIVVGRGQFATAEKIVVGLRPQWRTDVQIPISGGAAAIELAHWRGDFAEGVRQAHEAIGRLAEFEPLLLGGLRLGALGIAAASAQAAHARARGDAETAAAAVRDGEALLAHVRDCAEHGRPRGGTMGPEGRAWLARAEAAASGLSGAADAVAWAAAVAAFDYGAVYEQAICRWHYAEAMLAGDQPDQAAITDQLAEVHRVAERLCAAPLLDAVRDLAQRARLDLPGVAQAPRRDVLDPLTDRERAVLERVALGRTNRQVGAELYISEKTVSVHLSRVMAKLGAARRAEAVAIAYDRGLLSKPADATSPT, from the coding sequence ATGCTCATCGTGCCCCGTCTTGGTTCCGGAATCCCGTTGGTCGCGCGTGCCGAAGAGCTGCGCAGGCTGCGGGCCGCGTTCGCCGAAGCCGAACGAGGCGAGGCGGGCGCGGTGCTGCTGGCCGGCGACGCCGGGGTCGGCAAGACCCGTCTGCTCAGCGAACTCGGTGCGTACGCGGGCGAGCTGGGTGCGCTGGTACTGGTCGGCCGTTGCCTCGACGTGCGGGAGGGCGGCCTGCCCTACCTGCCGTTCGCCGAGGCGCTGGGCCCGCTGGCCGGCGCGCCGGACGAGCAGATCGCCGGCGCCGTGCACGGCCGGCCCGCACTCGGCAGGCTGCTGCCCCAGGTCGGTTTCGCCCCGGCTCCGGCCGCCGAGCACGCCGGGGTCACCTCCACCGAGCACGACCCGGGGCGCCGGCTGCGCACCGAGTACGACCTCGGCCAGCTCCAGCTGTTCGACGCGGTGCTCGGCGTGCTCACCGAGATCGCCGAGCACCGTCCGGTGGTGCTGGTGGTGGAGGACCTGCACTGGGCGGACGGTTCCACCCGGAACCTGCTGTCCTTCCTGCTGTCCCGGCTGCGCGCCCAGCGGCTGCTGATCGTGGCCAGCTACCGGGAGGAGGACGTGCACCGGCGGCATCCGCTGCGCGCCCTGCTGGCGGAGCTGGTGCGGCTGGCCACGGTCCGCCGGTTCGAGCTGCGGCCGTTCGGCGACGCCGAGGCGCGCAGGTTCGTCGAGGCGCTCGCGGACGGTCCGGTCACCCAGGAGTTCATCGACAGCATCGTCGAACGCTCGGAGGGCAACCCGTTCTTCGCCGAAGAGCTGCTGGCGTCCGCTTCGGACTGCCAGGACCTGCCCGCCGGGCTGGCCGAGGTGCTGCTGGCCAGGCTGGAGAAGCTTTCGCCGGATACCCGCCGCGCCTTGCGGATCGCGTCGGTGGCCAACGGCTCGGTGTCGCACGCGGTGCTCACCGAGGTCTCCGGCCTCGGCGAGCTGGAGCTGGACGAGGCGCTGCGGGAGGCCGTGCAGCACCACGTGCTGGTGATCGAAAAGGGCTGTTACACGTTCCGGCACGCGCTGCTGCAGGAAGCCGTGTACGGCGACCTGCTGCCGGGCGAGCGCACCCGCACCCACGCGGTCTACGCGGCGAGGCTGCTCGCCCAGCCGGCCGGCCGCGGCCGGGACGCGCAGCTGGCGCACCACAGCCTGGAGAGCAGGGACCTGAGCACGGCGCTGGCCGCTCTGCTGCGCGCGGCCAAGGAGGCGGAGAAGCTCGGCGCCCCCGGCTCGGCGCTGCGGCACATCGAGCACGCGCTGGAGATCTGGGACGCAGTGCCGGTGGCGGGCCGCCCGGACGGGGTGGACGAGCTGAAGCTGCTGGGGGAGGCCTCGTACTTCGCGGGCACGTCCGGCGAGCCGGAGCGGGCTGTCGCCTACGCGCGTTCCGCGGTGCAGCAACTGGACGACAGCGTCGACGTGGACCGCGCGGCCAAGGCGTGGCGCCGGCTCGCCGAGGCACTGGGCGCGCAGGAGGGGCCGATCGAAGGCCCGCTGGCGGCGATCGGCGAGGCGTGGGACCTGGTCGCCGATGCCGAGCCGAGCGCGGTACGGGCCTGGGTGCTGGCCACCAGGGCGATGATCCTGCGTGCCGCGGGCAGGCGGGAGGACTCGTTCTGGAGCGCGCAGACCGCGGTCGCCGATGCCCGTGCGGCGGGTACCGGCGGCGCCGAGGCGTCCGCGCTGGTCACCCTCGGCACGCTGGCCGACAACGCCGGCGACGTCGGCGAGGCGCGGGACCGGCTGCGGCAGGCCGAGCGCAAGGCCAGGGACGCCGGGGCGCTGAACGTCGAACTGCGGGCGATGTACTTCCTCGCGCTCAGCTACGACGAGCAGGCGGAGCTGCCGGAGGCCATCGAGCTGTACCGGCGGGGCATCGAGCGGGCCGAGGAGTCCGGGTTGAACTGGAGCTCGTTCGGTCTCGAGGTGCGCGCCAGGCATCTCGGCCTGCGCTACGTCAGCGGGGACTGGCCGGAGCGCTCCGCCGCGGGCAGCAGCCCGGGGCGCGGGGTCTCCAGCGCGGTCGCGGCCAGGATGGCCGCCGCCTGGGTGGCGATCGTGGTCGGCCGCGGCCAGTTCGCGACCGCGGAGAAGATCGTCGTCGGGCTCCGTCCACAGTGGCGGACCGACGTGCAGATCCCGATCAGCGGCGGCGCCGCGGCGATCGAGCTGGCGCATTGGCGCGGCGACTTCGCCGAGGGCGTGCGGCAGGCGCACGAGGCCATCGGCCGGCTGGCCGAGTTCGAGCCGCTGCTGCTCGGCGGCCTGCGACTCGGCGCGCTCGGCATCGCCGCCGCGTCCGCTCAGGCCGCGCACGCCAGGGCACGGGGTGACGCCGAAACCGCGGCGGCCGCGGTGCGCGACGGAGAGGCGCTGCTCGCGCACGTCCGCGACTGCGCCGAGCACGGCCGCCCGCGTGGCGGCACGATGGGGCCGGAGGGCAGGGCCTGGCTGGCCAGGGCCGAAGCCGCGGCCAGCGGACTGTCCGGGGCCGCGGACGCGGTGGCATGGGCCGCGGCGGTGGCCGCCTTCGACTACGGCGCCGTCTACGAGCAGGCGATCTGCCGCTGGCACTACGCGGAGGCGATGCTGGCCGGTGACCAGCCCGATCAGGCCGCGATCACCGACCAGCTGGCCGAGGTGCACCGGGTGGCGGAGCGGTTGTGCGCCGCGCCGCTGCTGGACGCGGTGCGCGATCTCGCGCAGCGGGCCAGGCTCGACCTGCCCGGCGTGGCGCAGGCACCGCGGCGTGACGTGCTGGACCCGCTGACCGACCGGGAGCGCGCGGTGCTGGAGCGGGTCGCGCTCGGCCGCACCAACCGGCAGGTCGGCGCCGAGCTCTACATCAGCGAGAAGACGGTCAGCGTGCACCTGTCCAGGGTGATGGCGAAGCTCGGCGCCGCGCGGCGGGCGGAGGCGGTTGCCATCGCCTACGACCGGGGCCTGCTCAGCAAACCCGCGGACGCGACGAGCCCAACGTGA
- a CDS encoding succinic semialdehyde dehydrogenase, producing MTSTTPANPGQYTSTPTTIGGVVGAPSAARAAQLVRRASGGKDSAPVEMTAPFTGLVNATLPQATDADARRAFANAREAQRAWAATPIADRQRVLIRLHDLLLERQDEVLDLVQLEAGKARMDAFDEVCSSALVAAYYGKHSAKILGAKRSAGLIPVLTKAGELRHPKGVVGIISPWNYPLALTAMDVFPALVAGNTVVQKADNQTALSALWLHELAEEAGLPAGVWQIVLGRGSKIGDAMVEESDYLCFTGSTPVGKKLAGQVSTRLTGYSLELGGKNPMVVLPDANVAKAATGAVTACFSSAGQLCVSVERIYVHESIREEFARAFVAKTEALRLGSTLDYGADMGSLTSADQLESVSAHVEDARAKGVTVLTGGRARPDVGPLFYEPTVLTGVTEDVRLFAEETFGPVVAIYGYTDLDDAVDRANDTSFGLNASVWSRDGAAGWAVAARLKAGTVNVNEGYAATFGSVAVPMGGMKESGVGRRNGPEGLLKYTESQSIAVQRGLKLRPMRGLPPKLWTKSMTASMRVLRRLPGR from the coding sequence ATGACCAGCACCACGCCGGCCAACCCAGGTCAATACACCAGCACGCCGACGACCATCGGCGGAGTCGTCGGCGCGCCGTCGGCCGCCAGGGCGGCTCAGCTCGTCCGGCGAGCCTCCGGCGGCAAGGACTCCGCCCCGGTGGAGATGACCGCCCCGTTCACCGGGCTGGTCAACGCCACCCTGCCGCAGGCCACCGACGCGGACGCCAGGCGGGCGTTCGCGAACGCTCGCGAGGCCCAGCGGGCCTGGGCGGCCACGCCGATCGCGGATCGCCAGCGCGTGCTGATCCGGCTGCACGACCTGCTGCTCGAACGCCAGGACGAGGTGCTCGACCTGGTGCAGCTGGAAGCGGGCAAGGCCAGGATGGACGCCTTCGACGAGGTCTGCTCGAGCGCGCTGGTGGCGGCCTACTACGGCAAGCACAGCGCGAAGATCCTCGGCGCGAAGCGGTCGGCCGGGTTGATCCCGGTGCTGACCAAGGCGGGCGAGCTGCGCCACCCCAAGGGCGTGGTCGGCATCATCTCGCCGTGGAACTACCCGCTCGCGCTCACCGCGATGGACGTGTTCCCGGCGCTGGTGGCCGGCAACACCGTGGTGCAGAAGGCGGACAACCAGACCGCGCTGTCCGCGCTGTGGCTGCACGAGCTGGCCGAGGAGGCCGGGCTGCCCGCCGGGGTGTGGCAGATCGTGCTCGGCCGCGGTTCCAAGATCGGCGACGCGATGGTCGAGGAATCCGACTACCTGTGCTTCACCGGGTCCACGCCGGTCGGCAAGAAGCTGGCGGGCCAGGTCTCGACCCGGCTCACCGGCTATTCGCTGGAGCTCGGCGGCAAGAATCCGATGGTGGTGCTGCCGGACGCGAACGTGGCCAAGGCGGCCACCGGAGCGGTCACCGCCTGCTTCTCCTCGGCGGGCCAGCTGTGCGTCTCGGTCGAGCGGATCTACGTGCACGAGAGCATTCGCGAGGAGTTCGCCCGCGCGTTCGTGGCCAAGACCGAAGCACTCCGACTGGGGTCCACATTGGACTACGGCGCGGACATGGGGTCGCTGACCTCCGCCGACCAGCTGGAGTCGGTGTCCGCCCACGTGGAGGACGCCAGGGCCAAGGGCGTCACGGTGCTGACCGGCGGCCGCGCCAGGCCGGACGTCGGGCCGCTGTTCTACGAGCCGACCGTGCTCACCGGGGTGACCGAGGACGTCCGGCTGTTCGCGGAGGAGACTTTCGGGCCGGTGGTGGCGATCTACGGCTACACCGATCTCGATGACGCCGTCGACCGGGCCAACGACACCTCGTTCGGGCTGAACGCGAGCGTCTGGTCCCGCGACGGCGCCGCCGGCTGGGCGGTCGCCGCCAGGCTGAAGGCCGGCACGGTCAACGTGAACGAAGGCTACGCCGCGACCTTCGGCAGCGTCGCGGTACCGATGGGCGGGATGAAGGAGTCCGGCGTCGGCCGCCGCAACGGCCCCGAAGGGCTGCTGAAGTACACCGAATCCCAGTCCATCGCGGTCCAACGTGGACTCAAGCTGCGCCCGATGCGCGGCCTGCCGCCGAAGCTGTGGACGAAGAGCATGACGGCCAGCATGCGGGTGCTCCGCCGCCTCCCCGGCCGCTGA
- a CDS encoding VOC family protein, with amino-acid sequence MRVPTTPSVSPFLFCADVPASQDFLVRSFGMERGELTSGPDGTAVAASVRLGDNTVFLARPHPGQMEPASAVGKLHSLVMVYLATPAEVDQMFDQAKAAGATIDYEPRDMPYGQREFGARDADGNLWSFAALLG; translated from the coding sequence ATGCGAGTACCCACGACGCCCAGTGTCTCCCCTTTTCTCTTCTGCGCGGACGTGCCGGCCAGCCAGGACTTCCTGGTCCGGTCCTTCGGGATGGAGCGCGGCGAGCTGACCAGCGGGCCGGACGGGACGGCGGTCGCGGCCAGCGTGCGGCTCGGCGACAACACGGTCTTCCTGGCCAGGCCGCATCCCGGCCAGATGGAGCCGGCTTCGGCCGTCGGCAAGCTGCACTCACTGGTGATGGTCTACCTCGCGACCCCAGCCGAGGTGGACCAGATGTTCGACCAGGCGAAGGCAGCCGGCGCCACCATCGACTACGAGCCGCGCGACATGCCTTACGGTCAGCGCGAGTTCGGCGCGCGCGACGCCGACGGCAACCTCTGGTCGTTCGCCGCCCTGCTCGGCTGA
- a CDS encoding TetR/AcrR family transcriptional regulator — MTETTRGHRTQAERRAQTRTALLDATIDCLVELGYARTSVQEICGRAGVSKGAVQHHFSAKAELMAAAVEHLTNKLRGQLATSLAELPGGASGVSAAIDLLWEGYSGTLSTAVTELWVAARTDPELRAAIRPVDRALGRATLEHVTTVAGELPKERAETLFWLTVNLTRGLALDAELGGDPARRKQLLEEWKRIATRLYAGD, encoded by the coding sequence GTGACCGAGACAACACGAGGGCATCGCACCCAGGCGGAGCGGCGGGCGCAGACCCGGACCGCGTTGCTGGACGCGACCATCGACTGCCTCGTCGAGCTCGGCTACGCACGAACCTCGGTCCAGGAGATCTGCGGCCGCGCCGGGGTGTCCAAAGGCGCGGTGCAGCACCACTTCTCCGCCAAGGCCGAGCTGATGGCGGCCGCCGTGGAGCACCTGACCAACAAGCTGCGCGGCCAGCTCGCCACTTCCCTCGCCGAACTGCCAGGTGGCGCATCCGGGGTGTCGGCCGCGATCGACCTGCTCTGGGAGGGCTACTCGGGCACGCTGTCCACCGCGGTGACCGAGCTGTGGGTCGCCGCCAGGACGGATCCCGAACTCCGGGCGGCCATCCGGCCGGTGGACCGCGCCCTCGGCCGGGCCACCCTGGAGCACGTCACCACGGTGGCGGGCGAGCTGCCGAAGGAACGCGCCGAGACGCTGTTCTGGCTGACCGTGAACCTCACCCGCGGCCTCGCGCTGGACGCCGAACTCGGCGGGGACCCTGCCAGGCGCAAACAGCTGCTCGAAGAGTGGAAACGCATCGCCACCAGGCTCTACGCCGGGGACTGA
- a CDS encoding acyl-CoA dehydrogenase family protein: MPLQIQKSSWMDSDLEDFRELAKTFCQKELVPNQERWAQNKQVDRELWTKSGEVGLLALSIPEEYGGGGGNFAHETVLLEEQARAGDSAWGVSVHNGIVAHYLLEYASEDKKKEWLPKFASGEFVGAVAMTEPGTGSDLQGIKTRAVREGDEYVINGAKTFITNGAHADLVVVAVKTDPDAGAQGVSLIAVETTTPGFRRGRVLDKVGLKGQDTAELFFDDVRVPAGNLLGEQEGLGFIQLMQQLPQERLIIAVSAVAGMEAAIDQTIAYTKDRTAFGRPVFNFQNTKFKLAEAATEAAVSRAFLDQCIERHLRGELDVQGAAMAKLWTTERVNKVVDDCLQLFGGYGYMNEYPIARAWADIRISRIFGGTSEIMKEIISRTL, translated from the coding sequence GTGCCGCTGCAAATCCAGAAGAGCTCGTGGATGGACTCGGACCTGGAGGACTTCCGCGAGCTGGCGAAGACGTTCTGCCAGAAGGAACTCGTGCCCAACCAGGAGCGGTGGGCGCAGAACAAGCAGGTGGACCGCGAGCTGTGGACGAAGTCCGGCGAGGTCGGGCTGCTCGCGCTGTCCATCCCGGAGGAGTACGGCGGCGGTGGCGGCAACTTCGCGCACGAGACGGTGCTCCTCGAGGAGCAGGCCAGGGCCGGGGACAGCGCCTGGGGCGTCTCGGTGCACAACGGGATCGTCGCGCACTACCTGCTCGAGTACGCCTCGGAGGACAAGAAGAAGGAGTGGCTGCCCAAGTTCGCCAGCGGCGAGTTCGTCGGCGCGGTCGCGATGACCGAGCCGGGCACCGGTTCGGACCTCCAGGGCATCAAGACCCGCGCGGTCCGCGAAGGCGACGAGTACGTGATCAACGGCGCCAAGACGTTCATCACCAACGGGGCGCACGCCGACCTGGTGGTGGTCGCGGTCAAAACCGACCCGGACGCCGGCGCGCAGGGCGTCTCGCTGATCGCGGTGGAGACCACGACCCCCGGGTTCCGCCGCGGCCGGGTGCTGGACAAGGTCGGACTGAAGGGCCAGGACACCGCCGAGCTGTTCTTCGACGACGTGCGGGTGCCCGCCGGAAACCTGCTGGGGGAGCAGGAAGGGCTGGGCTTCATCCAGCTCATGCAGCAGTTGCCGCAGGAGCGGCTGATCATCGCGGTGTCCGCGGTGGCCGGGATGGAGGCGGCGATCGACCAGACCATCGCCTACACCAAGGACCGCACCGCCTTCGGCAGGCCGGTCTTCAACTTCCAGAACACCAAGTTCAAGCTCGCCGAGGCGGCCACCGAGGCGGCCGTGTCCAGGGCCTTCCTGGACCAGTGCATCGAGCGGCACCTGCGCGGCGAGCTGGACGTGCAGGGCGCGGCGATGGCCAAGCTGTGGACCACCGAGCGGGTCAACAAGGTGGTGGACGACTGTCTCCAGCTTTTCGGCGGCTACGGCTACATGAACGAGTACCCGATCGCGCGGGCGTGGGCCGACATTCGCATCTCGCGAATTTTCGGTGGTACCAGCGAAATCATGAAGGAGATCATTTCGCGGACGCTGTGA
- a CDS encoding CaiB/BaiF CoA transferase family protein codes for MKAGPLSGLKVIELAGLAPAPFACTMLADLGADVIRVDRATPGADVLGFPNDPLMRGRRTIGVNTKSPEGVELVLKLAEKADVLIEGFRPGVAERIGLGPADVHARNPRLVYGRMTGWGQDGPLAPAAGHDINYIGLAGALEPIGRAGERPVPPLNLVGDFGGGGLLLAMGVLAALYERTSSSRGQVVDASMLEGAALLTTSLHGLRAAGVWAGERGENMLDGGAPFYDTYETSDGKYVAVGAIEMRFWADLVKVLGLDAEELPFHLNKEEWPELRKILAEAIGKHTRDELVARAEGTDACLTPVLSPWEAAAHPHNQARETFVEVGGVVQPAPAPRFDRTPAATPSAPHEKGADTADVLLELGLDDAEIDKLRGAGAVN; via the coding sequence ATGAAGGCTGGGCCACTGAGCGGGCTCAAGGTCATCGAGCTGGCCGGGCTGGCGCCCGCGCCGTTCGCCTGCACCATGCTCGCCGACCTCGGCGCCGACGTGATCAGGGTGGACCGGGCGACCCCCGGCGCGGACGTGCTGGGGTTCCCCAACGACCCGCTGATGCGCGGCCGCCGCACGATCGGGGTGAACACGAAGTCCCCCGAGGGCGTGGAGCTGGTGCTCAAGCTGGCCGAGAAGGCGGACGTGCTGATCGAGGGGTTCCGGCCGGGGGTCGCCGAGCGGATCGGGCTCGGCCCGGCCGACGTGCACGCCCGCAACCCGCGGCTGGTGTACGGCCGGATGACCGGCTGGGGCCAGGACGGCCCGCTGGCGCCAGCCGCCGGGCACGACATCAACTACATCGGCCTTGCCGGCGCGCTGGAGCCGATCGGCCGGGCCGGTGAGCGGCCGGTGCCGCCGCTGAACCTGGTCGGCGACTTCGGCGGCGGTGGCCTGCTGCTCGCGATGGGCGTGCTGGCCGCGCTGTACGAGCGCACGTCCTCGAGCCGGGGCCAGGTGGTGGACGCGTCGATGCTGGAGGGTGCGGCGCTGCTCACCACCAGCCTGCACGGCCTGCGCGCGGCGGGCGTGTGGGCCGGTGAGCGCGGCGAGAACATGCTCGACGGCGGTGCGCCCTTCTACGACACCTACGAGACCTCCGACGGCAAGTACGTCGCGGTCGGCGCGATCGAGATGCGGTTCTGGGCCGATCTGGTCAAGGTGCTCGGTCTGGACGCCGAGGAGCTGCCGTTCCACCTGAACAAGGAGGAGTGGCCGGAGCTGCGGAAGATACTGGCCGAGGCGATCGGCAAGCACACCCGCGACGAGCTGGTCGCGCGCGCGGAGGGCACGGACGCCTGTCTCACCCCGGTGCTCAGCCCGTGGGAGGCGGCCGCGCATCCGCACAACCAGGCCCGCGAGACGTTCGTCGAGGTCGGCGGGGTCGTGCAGCCCGCGCCGGCGCCGAGGTTCGACCGCACGCCGGCGGCCACGCCGTCCGCTCCGCACGAGAAGGGCGCGGACACGGCCGACGTGCTGCTCGAACTGGGACTGGACGACGCCGAGATCGACAAACTTCGAGGAGCGGGCGCGGTGAACTAG
- a CDS encoding lytic murein transglycosylase: MVSTQDSAEEAPAARPAGEPGPVRRRSGAGATATTLALGRLAMVAVVLAVAGGGVWLVTRASTPEAGPTTTEIPALQVQAAQVQPGSAVPVNATPAGDPAAQQTAPQQSPGRTGQDLLAEWAGRTSTAVGIPARALVAYGNAELAIRSAQPKCKLSWATLAGIGRIESNHGQYGGATLGADGRPSKPIIGVPLDGSPGVKAIGDTDGGRFDGDATHDRAVGPMQFIPGTWAKYNSDGNGDGLGDPQQIDDAAVGAARYLCVGGRDMASAQGWWAGIMSYNNSVEYAQKVFGLADGYAKAAQAVKVQG, from the coding sequence GTGGTCAGCACGCAGGATAGTGCGGAGGAGGCGCCGGCGGCGCGCCCCGCGGGCGAGCCAGGGCCGGTTCGCCGCCGGAGCGGGGCTGGGGCCACCGCGACCACCCTGGCGCTCGGCAGGCTCGCCATGGTGGCCGTCGTGCTGGCGGTGGCCGGCGGCGGTGTCTGGCTGGTGACCAGGGCGAGCACCCCGGAGGCCGGTCCGACCACCACCGAGATCCCCGCCCTGCAGGTGCAGGCGGCCCAGGTGCAGCCGGGTTCGGCGGTGCCGGTGAACGCCACCCCGGCCGGCGACCCGGCCGCGCAGCAGACCGCTCCCCAGCAGTCGCCGGGACGAACCGGGCAGGACCTGCTCGCCGAGTGGGCCGGCCGGACCTCGACGGCGGTGGGCATCCCGGCCAGGGCGCTGGTCGCCTACGGCAACGCCGAACTGGCGATCCGCTCTGCCCAGCCGAAGTGCAAGCTCTCCTGGGCGACGCTGGCCGGGATCGGCCGGATCGAGTCCAACCACGGCCAGTACGGCGGAGCCACCCTCGGCGCGGACGGGCGCCCGTCGAAGCCGATCATCGGGGTGCCGCTGGACGGTTCGCCGGGGGTGAAGGCCATCGGGGACACCGACGGCGGCCGGTTCGACGGCGATGCGACGCACGACCGAGCGGTCGGTCCGATGCAGTTCATCCCCGGCACCTGGGCGAAGTACAACTCCGACGGCAACGGAGACGGCCTCGGCGACCCGCAGCAGATCGACGACGCCGCGGTCGGTGCCGCGCGGTACCTGTGCGTCGGCGGCCGTGACATGGCCAGCGCGCAGGGCTGGTGGGCCGGGATCATGTCGTACAACAACTCGGTCGAGTACGCGCAGAAGGTGTTCGGCCTCGCCGACGGCTACGCCAAGGCGGCTCAGGCGGTCAAGGTCCAGGGCTGA
- a CDS encoding DUF3817 domain-containing protein → MSTRTEDVKPAGPAPALSGSLLRFRVAAYVTGVGLLGLCFVMVLSYGFDNPGPSAVYSPIHGVLYMIYLVVTIDLAIKARWAIKKTVLVLLAGCVPLVSFAVERWVTAKVRAGQKL, encoded by the coding sequence ATGAGCACGCGAACCGAGGACGTGAAGCCGGCCGGTCCGGCACCGGCGCTGAGTGGGTCACTGCTGCGGTTCCGGGTGGCCGCCTACGTGACCGGTGTCGGACTGCTCGGGCTCTGCTTCGTGATGGTGCTGAGCTACGGCTTCGACAACCCCGGGCCGTCCGCGGTGTACTCGCCCATCCACGGCGTGCTGTACATGATCTACCTGGTGGTCACCATCGACCTGGCGATCAAGGCACGCTGGGCGATCAAGAAGACCGTGCTGGTGCTGCTGGCGGGCTGTGTGCCGCTGGTGTCCTTCGCCGTCGAGCGGTGGGTCACCGCCAAAGTCAGGGCCGGCCAGAAGCTCTGA
- a CDS encoding spermidine synthase has product MTRQIVEPLGEGLSRLWQLDEVLLEASTGFQQLLIGRTAHGISLFCDNERQSAEATQLVYHEALLVPAMLLAERVRSVLIIGSSEGVLSQLAVAGGAELVDHVDIDRTAVRECARHLPYGYTPAELEAAESGTGKVRVHYRDGWDFLAEAVSGEQRYDIVVIDLPDENEDAEAQHNRLYEKEFLLRCAEVLAEGGVVACQAGCPTMWRNDTLRKAYQRFQELFGTVVYYGSDEHEWAFLSGRADRLGEPVRWMTERLPNAAYRPSTMDEAALAGGTVPPRSLRA; this is encoded by the coding sequence ATGACGAGGCAGATCGTGGAACCGCTCGGCGAGGGCCTGTCCAGGCTCTGGCAGCTGGACGAGGTCCTGCTCGAAGCGAGCACCGGCTTCCAGCAGCTGCTGATCGGGCGCACCGCGCACGGCATCTCGCTGTTCTGCGACAACGAAAGGCAGAGCGCCGAGGCGACCCAGCTGGTCTACCACGAAGCGCTGCTGGTGCCCGCGATGCTGCTCGCCGAGCGGGTGCGCAGCGTGCTGATCATCGGGTCGAGCGAAGGGGTGCTCAGCCAGCTCGCCGTCGCCGGCGGTGCCGAGTTGGTGGACCACGTGGACATCGACCGCACGGCGGTCCGCGAATGCGCGCGGCACCTGCCCTACGGCTACACCCCGGCCGAGCTCGAAGCGGCGGAAAGCGGGACCGGCAAGGTGCGCGTGCACTACCGCGACGGCTGGGACTTCCTGGCCGAGGCGGTGTCGGGCGAGCAGCGCTACGACATCGTGGTGATCGATCTGCCGGACGAGAACGAGGACGCCGAAGCGCAGCACAACCGGCTCTACGAAAAGGAGTTCCTGCTCCGCTGCGCCGAGGTGCTGGCCGAGGGCGGGGTGGTCGCCTGCCAGGCCGGCTGCCCGACGATGTGGCGCAACGACACCCTGCGCAAGGCGTACCAGCGCTTCCAGGAGCTCTTCGGCACCGTCGTCTACTACGGCTCGGACGAGCACGAGTGGGCTTTCCTGTCCGGTCGCGCCGACCGGCTCGGCGAGCCGGTGCGCTGGATGACCGAGCGGCTGCCGAACGCGGCCTACCGGCCGTCCACTATGGACGAAGCCGCGCTCGCCGGCGGCACCGTCCCGCCGCGCTCGCTGCGCGCGTAA
- the speD gene encoding adenosylmethionine decarboxylase — translation MRTEPARRRPEVGVFAGRHVLAEFDGIDPALLDDPDFLRAALSTALTESGATVCELVSQQFQPQGVTVLAMLAESHASVHTYPEIGAVFVDVFTCGERADPEHAVRLLADALGTGSVRMSTIKRGG, via the coding sequence ATGCGCACTGAACCCGCCCGCCGCCGGCCCGAGGTCGGGGTCTTCGCCGGCCGCCACGTGCTGGCCGAGTTCGACGGGATCGACCCGGCGCTGCTCGACGACCCGGACTTCCTCCGCGCGGCGTTGTCCACCGCGCTGACCGAGTCCGGCGCAACCGTGTGCGAACTGGTGTCCCAGCAGTTCCAGCCCCAGGGCGTCACGGTGCTGGCCATGCTGGCCGAGTCGCACGCTTCGGTGCACACCTACCCGGAGATCGGCGCGGTCTTCGTGGACGTGTTCACCTGCGGCGAACGCGCCGACCCCGAGCACGCCGTGCGGCTGCTGGCCGATGCGCTCGGCACCGGCTCGGTCCGGATGTCCACCATCAAACGGGGAGGCTGA